DNA from Polaribacter sp. NJDZ03:
TATCTTTTTAAAAGTATTCGTATCTACTAAAAAAGTTCCTTCATTATGACCACAAAAAAGCTCATCACCTATAATTGTTAGATCCCAAACCTGACCTTGCGAACCTTCTATAAACTCTAATTGATCATTAGCATCAAGTTTAAAAAGCCCTGTATTAGTTCCGATATAAATAACATCCTTGTATTCAATAATATCATAAACAGCACCTAGCTTCCCAGAAACATCATTAAAGAAATAATTACTACTGCTTAGTTCTATATGAGCAATTCCATTATCTAACCCCAACCAAAGGTTGTCTGAATCATCTTGTGCTTGACCCAAAACAGTATTATTTAATAAACCATTTTCTTTACTGATATGAAATTTTAAGTTCCCTAAATGATCCGTTAAGAAAACGCCGTCTTTTATAGTTCCGAAAACCATTTCTCCATTTTTTAGAATAGAAAAATCATTAAGTTGATGTAGTTTAATGGCTTCATTTATCTCAAAACCGGTAGGAACTAGCTTTCCTTTCTTTAGAAAAAAACTTCCTTTTAGAGAGGTCATCAACAGAAGCTTATCTTCATATTTGTTGATAGCTATAATCTTAGTATCTAGAAGTAAGTCATTAGAATAAAAAGGTGCTAGTTTGTTGTCTTTAAGTAAAAAAACACCTCCATTTAAAGTACTTACATATAAATCATCGTCAATAACACTAAGTGAAATAAGTATTGAGTCAGACTTTAATTGTGTAATGCTTTTATAATCATATATATAAATATTTAAGAAAGAGCGAAAAATTATTTTGTCTTTATACTTTACAATGCTCCATATTTCTTCATTAGGAGAAATCTTGTTGAGAATCGTATCACTTAATGATTGGTATTTAAGGATTCCGAAATGATCTCTTTCCCAAAAGCCAAATTCTTCGAACGAACCTGTGTAAATGATATCATCTACAGCTAAAACTGATCGAACGGTTGTTTTATTAGGTAATTGATACAATTTCCAAACCAGCGCATTATATTCTAATAAGCCACTATTATTAGCAACATATACTTTACCATTTTTAGATCTTGTAATGTCCCAATTTTGGTTACCAGCTTTGTATTCTGCCAGCGTATAGTTTTTGAGACTAGGAGAAAATTGAGCATTTACAGCTGTTATAGATATGTAAAAGAAAAGTATGCTTAAAATTTTTAAATGTTTTGTCATTACGATTCGTTAACTAATTTGATGTGTTTTTAAGACGCACTAAAAATACTGTTTTTAATCTTTTTGATACTCTAAAATATCCGCAGGTTGACAATCTAGTGCTTTGCAAATTGCCTCTAAAGTAGAAAAACGAACGGCTTTTGCTTTACCAGATTTTAAAACGGATAAGTTTGCGGTTGTAATGCCAATAATTTCTGCCAATTCTTTACTCCGCATTTTGCGTTTGGCAAGCATTACATCTAAGTTTACTATGATTGCCATATTATATTGTTAAATCGTTTTCTTGTTTTTGATGTTTTGCAATTTTAAATATTTCACTTAAAGTCAAAAAGAATAATCCTAAACAGATAATAACTAAATGCTGATTCAAACCGAATTCTAAAGATATTTTTTTCTCAAAATACACTTTATTGATTATAGAAATTGTGAATGAAATAATTCCGGAAATCAATAATAGATTTCCTGCCTTTTTGAAGGATGAAATAACGGTTTCTTCAAATATTTTTACTCTTACAAAGTGGTTTAGTACTTTCTTAAAAAAATACAAAGCAGCAATAATTAATAAATAATTTAGTGTAGAAACAACAAGAAGTGTTTTTGAGAATAGTGTGTCGGTATTAAGACCTATTGAGTTTATTTTTATATTTAAATCACCTAGGTCTACAAAGAAAATTGCAATAGAAAATCCGATAATTATTAAGACTATTGGCATGGAAAAAATCCAAAGTAAATCTACAATTGCTTTTAAAATATTAATTTTTCTCATGACTTTACATATTTGACACTGCAAATATATAAAAACTATCGAAAAACAATAATAAAATATTAAAAAAAGGTAATTTTAAACTTTTTTGATAACGCTTGTTACAATTCCCCAAATCATAAAATCATTCTCTTCTGTGATTTTTATAATAGGATAATTAGGGTTTTCTGGTTGTAACCAAACTTCGTTTTTTTCTACACGTAAACGTTTCACAGTGAAATCACCATCTAAAAAACAAACAGCAATTTTATTGTTGGCAGGTTCTAAACTTCTGTCAATAACTAATAAATCATTGTCATCTAAACCTGCATCAATCATAGATTGCCCTTTTACTTTTGCAAAAAAAGTAGCGTCTTTGTTGTGGATTAATTCATCATCTAAAGAAA
Protein-coding regions in this window:
- a CDS encoding DUF2975 domain-containing protein, producing MRKINILKAIVDLLWIFSMPIVLIIIGFSIAIFFVDLGDLNIKINSIGLNTDTLFSKTLLVVSTLNYLLIIAALYFFKKVLNHFVRVKIFEETVISSFKKAGNLLLISGIISFTISIINKVYFEKKISLEFGLNQHLVIICLGLFFLTLSEIFKIAKHQKQENDLTI
- a CDS encoding LexA family transcriptional regulator produces the protein MNGTKNLTFFTPKASSGNGAILVDVGISAGFPSPADDFRETRISLDDELIHNKDATFFAKVKGQSMIDAGLDDNDLLVIDRSLEPANNKIAVCFLDGDFTVKRLRVEKNEVWLQPENPNYPIIKITEENDFMIWGIVTSVIKKV
- a CDS encoding helix-turn-helix transcriptional regulator encodes the protein MAIIVNLDVMLAKRKMRSKELAEIIGITTANLSVLKSGKAKAVRFSTLEAICKALDCQPADILEYQKD